Proteins co-encoded in one Capsicum annuum cultivar UCD-10X-F1 chromosome 9, UCD10Xv1.1, whole genome shotgun sequence genomic window:
- the LOC107841791 gene encoding pyruvate dehydrogenase E1 component subunit alpha-3, chloroplastic, producing the protein MATSASTFSSATRILQPLNNNNNTLYGNQLGMSSCFLGSTKKLYMKTPFLSPNSKRRSKDVLVVSEVVKDKSCNADSSLSNLCHITWPLDNVLITKDEGLELYEDMVLGRAFEDMCAQMYYRGKMYGFVHLYNGQEAVSTGFIKLLKKEDFLVGVYRDHVHALSKGVPARQVMSELFGKSTGCCRGQGGSMHIFSKEHNVLGGFAFIGESIPVATGAAFSIKYRKEVLKEADCDHVTMAFFGDGTSNNGQFFECLNMAALWKLPIIFVVENNLWAIGMSHLRATSDPEIWKKGPAFGMPGVHVDGMDVLKVREVAKEAVARARRGDGPTLVECETYRFRGHSLADPDELRDPAEKNHYAARDPISALKKYMFENNLANEAELKAIDKKIDELVEDAVEFADESPHPVRSQLLENVFADPKGFGIGPDGRYRCEDPKFTEGTADV; encoded by the exons ATGGCTACTTCAGCTTCCACTTTTTCTTCTGCTACAAGAATCTTGCAACcccttaacaacaacaacaacacacttTATGGTAATCAGCTTGGAATGAGCTCCTGTTTTCTTGGATCAACAAAGAAACTGTATATGAAGACACCCTTTTTGTCTCCGAACTCGAAACGGAGATCTAAAGATGTTCTTGTTGTTTCTGAGGTTGTCAAGGACAAGAGCTGTAATGCAGACTCATCACTTTCTAATCTGTGTCATATTACTTGGCCCCTTGATAACGTG TTAATTACCAAAGACGAAGGGTTGGAGTTGTATGAGGACATGGTACTGGGACGAGCCTTTGAGGACATGTGTGCCCAAATGTATTACCGAGGAAAGATGTATGGTTTTGTGCATTTGTACAATGGACAAGAAGCAGTCTCTACTGGGTTCATTAAACTATTGAAGAAGGAGGATTTTCTGGTTGGAGTTTATCGTGATCACGTCCATGCATTGAGCAAAGGGGTTCCAGCACGTCAAGTGATGAGTGAGCTCTTTGGGAAGTCCACTGGCTGTTGCAGAGGTCAAGGTGGCTCCATGCACATATTCTCTAAAGAGCACAACGTTCTTGGTGGTTTTGCTTTCATTGGTGAGAGTATCCCCGTAGCAACAGGTGCCGCTTTCAGTATCAAGTATAGAAAGGAGGTCCTGAAAGAAGCAGATTGTGATCACGTAACTATGGCATTCTTTGGTGATGGAACTAGCAACAACGGGCAGTTCTTCGAGTGTTTGAATATGGCTGCACTGTGGAAATTGCcgattatctttgttgttgagaACAATCTGTGGGCTATTGGCATGTCTCACTTGAGGGCTACTTCTGATCCCGAAATTTGGAAGAAAGGTCCTGCCTTCGGGATGCCTGGGGTTCACGTTGACGGCATGGATGTGTTGAAAGTGAGGGAGGTAGCAAAGGAAGCTGTTGCCAGAGCTAGGAGAGGTGATGGTCCCACTCTGGTTGAGTGTGAGACTTACCGATTTAGAGGGCACTCTTTGGCCGATCCAGATGAGCTTCGTGACCCCG CTGAAAAGAACCATTATGCTGCACGAGATCCTATCAGTGCCTTGAAGAAGTACATGTTTGAGAACAATCTGGCAAATGAAGCAGAGTTGAAGGCCATCGATAAGAAGATTGATGAACTGGTTGAAGACGCTGTTGAGTTTGCCGATGAAAGTCCTCATCCTGTTCGTAGCCAGCTACTAGAGAATGTGTTTGCTGATCCAAAGGGATTTGGAATCGGGCCTGATGGAAGGTACAGATGTGAGGATCCCAAGTTCACCGAAGGCACTGCCGATGTCTAG